One segment of Mycolicibacterium baixiangningiae DNA contains the following:
- a CDS encoding ABC transporter permease codes for MTASRRRLLALRRLPGGLGALPISVWILLFFIMPFGLVVWYSFGYKPGLYVTHANDILSLDRYSEAASPAFFAIFVRTLKIAMTGTVLCLLISFPMAYWMAVKLAPRWRGIVLALVLIPYWTNFLVRTIGWQISLSPEGFASKTLQWANLTEGPLHVLYTSAAVQLGVVYNYLPLMILPLYVALERLDPKLLEASRDLGATAWDTLWRITVPLAAPGVAAGLLLVFVPLMGDYITPTVLGGASGSMVGQMVAAQFQSAQNWALGAAMAVLLMLAIFGTSAVVGVLLKVIGRIATAMTSLKLSVKELS; via the coding sequence GTGACCGCCTCGCGGCGACGGCTTCTGGCCTTGAGAAGGCTGCCAGGAGGACTCGGGGCCCTGCCGATCAGCGTGTGGATACTGCTGTTCTTCATCATGCCTTTTGGTCTCGTGGTCTGGTACAGCTTCGGCTACAAACCCGGTCTCTACGTGACCCACGCCAACGACATCCTGTCGTTGGATCGATACAGCGAGGCGGCCTCTCCCGCATTCTTTGCGATCTTCGTTCGCACGCTGAAGATCGCGATGACCGGAACTGTGCTCTGCCTGCTGATTTCGTTTCCGATGGCCTACTGGATGGCCGTCAAGCTGGCGCCGAGATGGCGCGGTATCGTGTTGGCATTGGTCCTCATCCCGTACTGGACCAACTTCCTCGTCCGCACCATCGGTTGGCAAATCTCGCTGAGTCCCGAGGGTTTTGCATCGAAGACGCTGCAATGGGCCAACCTGACCGAGGGGCCGCTACACGTGCTGTACACCTCGGCCGCCGTTCAGCTCGGCGTGGTCTACAACTATCTGCCGTTGATGATCCTGCCCTTGTACGTGGCGCTGGAGCGTCTTGACCCCAAGCTGCTCGAAGCCAGCCGCGACCTCGGTGCCACGGCGTGGGACACGCTCTGGCGCATCACCGTTCCGTTGGCCGCACCTGGGGTGGCCGCCGGGTTGCTGCTGGTGTTCGTCCCGCTGATGGGTGACTACATCACCCCAACCGTTCTCGGTGGGGCCAGCGGCAGCATGGTCGGTCAGATGGTGGCCGCCCAGTTCCAGAGCGCACAAAACTGGGCGCTTGGGGCGGCGATGGCAGTGTTGCTCATGCTGGCCATCTTCGGAACGAGTGCCGTGGTCGGCGTGCTCCTCAAAGTGATCGGTCGTATCGCCACCGCGATGACATCCCTGAAACTCTCGGTGAAGGAACTCTCATGA
- a CDS encoding ABC transporter substrate-binding protein: MNQQKPVRILVPEAMKKSLNRRTFLGGTAALGVGAFLAACSSSSGGGGSSSDSLNIYTWGEYDDPDVLAEFTSAKGPKITLDSYGSNPEMIAKLSAAKGTTGYDICVPTHSSVQQMATGGLLTELDLARLPNMKNLNAKVVDTPFDPGNKYSVCKDWGSTGYVYDTTVIKRDLTSWVDFFDAAQKEASGSLSLLEDQAEVAFTYFYANGITPNTTDPGDIAAYRTFILEKIAPHVQAFESSTNASISSSARALIHCWNGDARLGILGNAEPDRYKWVWPSEGANLWQDNWAIVNGAPHEDAAYEFINYVLDPAVSLKELSYIGYNTGIEGIEEAAKEADIERPDMVFISDDIMQKLVYSEMTSADGTIIAIYDELKAAAGQ; the protein is encoded by the coding sequence ATGAATCAGCAAAAGCCCGTTCGCATTCTCGTTCCCGAAGCGATGAAGAAGTCGCTCAACCGCCGGACCTTCCTGGGCGGGACCGCTGCGCTCGGGGTGGGCGCCTTTCTCGCCGCCTGCTCCAGTTCGTCGGGCGGTGGCGGGTCGTCATCCGACAGCCTGAACATCTACACCTGGGGTGAGTACGACGACCCCGACGTGCTGGCGGAGTTCACCTCCGCCAAAGGCCCCAAGATCACCCTCGACTCCTACGGTTCGAATCCCGAAATGATCGCCAAACTCAGTGCGGCGAAGGGCACTACAGGTTACGACATCTGTGTGCCCACCCACTCGTCCGTCCAGCAGATGGCGACCGGCGGTCTGCTGACCGAGCTCGATCTCGCCAGGCTGCCAAACATGAAGAACCTCAACGCAAAAGTCGTCGACACCCCGTTCGACCCCGGCAACAAGTACAGCGTCTGTAAGGACTGGGGCTCGACCGGCTACGTCTACGACACCACTGTCATCAAGCGCGACCTGACCTCGTGGGTCGACTTTTTCGACGCCGCACAGAAGGAGGCATCCGGAAGCCTGTCGCTCCTGGAAGATCAGGCCGAGGTCGCGTTCACCTACTTCTACGCCAACGGGATCACCCCCAACACCACGGACCCCGGCGACATCGCGGCCTACCGTACCTTCATCCTCGAGAAGATCGCTCCGCACGTGCAGGCGTTCGAGTCGTCGACCAACGCCTCCATCTCGTCTTCGGCACGCGCCCTGATTCACTGCTGGAACGGCGATGCCCGCCTCGGCATCCTCGGCAACGCTGAGCCCGACAGGTACAAGTGGGTGTGGCCCTCGGAGGGTGCCAACCTCTGGCAGGACAACTGGGCCATTGTCAACGGTGCACCACACGAAGACGCGGCATACGAGTTCATCAACTACGTGCTCGACCCAGCCGTCTCGCTCAAGGAACTCAGCTACATCGGCTACAACACCGGGATCGAAGGAATCGAGGAAGCAGCCAAAGAAGCCGACATCGAGCGACCCGACATGGTGTTCATCAGCGATGACATCATGCAAAAGTTGGTCTACAGCGAGATGACATCGGCAGACGGCACGATCATCGCCATTTACGACGAGCTCAAGGCGGCGGCGGGCCAGTGA
- a CDS encoding ABC transporter ATP-binding protein, with product MSIVERRADADAPLASAPGSLQLRSLTKVYGAAVAVDNVSLTVQAGEFLSLLGPSGCGKTTTLRLIGGFEFPDDGSIQISGRNVENLPPHKRPVNTVFQAYALFPHMKVADNVAYGLRLSGVAKAEIADRVSHALDMVRMTAFAARKPAQLSGGQQQRIALARALVNRPAVLLLDEPMSALDRKLREEMQVELKLLQRELGTTFIFVTHDQEEALSMSDRVAVMKDGRIEQIGTASTVYDSPESAFVAGFIGRQNSFPGTISSFDSAGVSVRTAGLSLHSSRPTKGSVPASGGAEVTAAIRPESVMVTAAALRGAPAPGSDAPVNAVTGTLLGVSELGHSLQLVIHTPSDDQILARLPRAANPPTELGSTVTCSWSADAVRIFTS from the coding sequence ATGAGCATCGTCGAGCGGCGCGCCGACGCGGACGCGCCGCTGGCCTCCGCACCTGGTTCGCTTCAATTACGTTCGTTGACCAAGGTTTACGGTGCGGCCGTTGCTGTGGACAACGTCAGTCTCACCGTACAGGCCGGTGAGTTCCTCAGCCTGCTGGGACCGAGCGGGTGTGGCAAGACGACGACGCTTCGCTTGATCGGCGGATTCGAATTTCCCGACGACGGCTCCATCCAGATTTCCGGCCGCAACGTCGAGAACCTTCCGCCGCACAAACGCCCGGTCAACACCGTGTTCCAGGCCTACGCGCTGTTCCCGCACATGAAAGTCGCCGACAACGTCGCCTACGGACTGCGCCTTTCCGGCGTGGCGAAGGCAGAGATAGCCGACCGGGTGAGCCATGCCCTCGACATGGTGAGGATGACCGCTTTCGCGGCCCGCAAGCCCGCGCAACTCTCAGGTGGCCAGCAGCAACGGATCGCCCTGGCTCGGGCATTGGTGAACCGACCGGCTGTTCTGCTGCTGGATGAGCCGATGAGCGCCCTGGACCGCAAACTGCGCGAGGAGATGCAGGTCGAACTGAAACTGCTGCAGCGCGAACTCGGAACGACGTTCATCTTCGTCACGCACGACCAGGAGGAAGCGCTGTCGATGAGTGATCGGGTCGCGGTGATGAAAGACGGCCGGATCGAGCAGATCGGCACGGCCTCAACCGTTTACGATTCACCGGAATCGGCCTTCGTGGCGGGGTTCATCGGCCGGCAGAACTCCTTCCCTGGCACCATCTCGTCGTTCGACAGCGCGGGGGTGAGCGTGCGCACAGCGGGCCTTTCGCTGCACTCGTCGCGCCCGACGAAGGGCAGCGTGCCGGCCTCGGGTGGCGCCGAGGTCACCGCGGCCATCAGGCCGGAGTCGGTGATGGTCACCGCTGCGGCGCTGCGCGGCGCCCCCGCCCCTGGGTCAGACGCCCCGGTCAACGCCGTCACCGGCACGCTGCTCGGGGTCTCAGAACTCGGCCACAGCCTGCAGTTGGTCATCCACACGCCCAGCGACGACCAAATCCTGGCTCGTCTTCCCCGCGCCGCCAATCCGCCCACCGAACTCGGATCAACCGTGACGTGTTCGTGGTCGGCTGACGCCGTGCGCATCTTCACGTCGTAG
- a CDS encoding amidohydrolase family protein encodes MIHPDDIARFAQLGVVANMQPLWARHEAQMDVLTIPFLGTRRAAWQYPFGSLQRAGALLASGSDWPVSTANPLEIIHTAVNRAPAGATGPAALPFLGEQALSLADALIAHSLGTAYLNHDEQRSGSIEVGKAADIVILDRDIFAAPVCEIGSASVIYTIIGGEIVYDATATLVSA; translated from the coding sequence GTGATCCACCCCGACGATATCGCCCGGTTCGCCCAACTCGGAGTGGTCGCCAACATGCAACCGCTCTGGGCCAGGCATGAGGCCCAGATGGACGTTCTGACCATCCCGTTCCTCGGCACCCGCCGAGCCGCCTGGCAGTACCCGTTCGGTTCCCTGCAGCGGGCCGGGGCGCTGTTGGCTTCTGGAAGCGACTGGCCGGTGAGCACGGCGAATCCGCTGGAGATCATCCACACCGCCGTCAACCGTGCCCCCGCCGGAGCGACCGGCCCGGCAGCTCTGCCTTTCCTCGGCGAGCAGGCACTTTCACTGGCCGACGCGCTGATCGCGCACAGCCTCGGCACGGCCTACCTCAACCACGACGAGCAGCGCTCGGGAAGCATCGAGGTCGGTAAGGCGGCCGACATCGTGATTCTCGACCGCGACATCTTCGCCGCTCCGGTTTGCGAGATCGGCTCTGCCAGCGTGATCTACACAATTATTGGCGGCGAGATCGTCTACGACGCAACCGCAACCTTGGTATCGGCATGA
- a CDS encoding amidohydrolase, with product MRHPDTRLRNDTMANGERMLITGGHVFTPAGIVEEPVLIEDGVITVIGVDALTASGAVEIDAAGGLVSAGFQDSHIHPYHAGLDMIACDLTPYVTAEGYLTRIAEYAAASPELPWISGGGWSMDSFPGGLPTAAALDAIVADRPAFFPNRDGHGAWVNTKALEIGGIDDTTPDPFDGRIERDADGHAIGTLQEGAMGLVARHIPLPTQHDLDEALKIAQQQLFSWGVTAWQDAIVGATNDTPDPLDSYLRATASGVLKARVVGALWWDRNRGLEQIPELVAKRERALAGGFAATTVKIMQDGVAENFTAGMLEPYLDTCGCPGENMGKSFVDPTTLKEISIQLDALGFQLHYHALGDRAVRESLDAVEAARAANGDSDLRHTLPTFR from the coding sequence CACCGGAGGGCACGTCTTCACCCCCGCCGGAATCGTCGAAGAACCCGTCCTGATCGAGGACGGCGTCATCACCGTTATCGGTGTAGACGCGCTCACTGCATCCGGTGCCGTCGAGATCGATGCGGCCGGCGGCCTGGTCTCCGCCGGCTTTCAAGACAGCCACATTCACCCGTATCACGCCGGTCTGGACATGATCGCGTGCGACCTGACGCCGTACGTCACCGCTGAGGGCTACCTCACGCGCATCGCCGAGTACGCGGCGGCCAGCCCTGAGCTGCCGTGGATCAGCGGCGGCGGCTGGTCGATGGACTCATTTCCCGGCGGGTTGCCGACCGCGGCGGCGCTCGACGCCATCGTCGCTGACCGGCCTGCGTTCTTTCCCAACCGCGACGGGCACGGCGCCTGGGTCAACACGAAAGCCCTTGAAATCGGCGGAATCGACGACACCACGCCCGACCCGTTCGACGGTCGCATCGAACGCGACGCCGACGGCCACGCGATCGGGACGTTGCAGGAAGGCGCCATGGGCCTCGTTGCCCGGCACATTCCGCTGCCAACCCAGCACGACTTGGATGAGGCGCTCAAAATTGCGCAGCAACAACTGTTTTCCTGGGGGGTGACTGCCTGGCAAGACGCCATCGTCGGTGCCACGAACGACACCCCCGACCCGCTCGACTCGTACCTGCGTGCCACCGCATCCGGCGTGCTGAAGGCGCGCGTCGTCGGCGCACTGTGGTGGGACCGCAACCGTGGGCTCGAGCAGATTCCCGAGCTCGTCGCAAAGCGCGAGCGCGCGCTGGCCGGTGGGTTCGCGGCCACCACGGTCAAGATCATGCAGGACGGCGTCGCCGAAAACTTCACCGCCGGAATGCTCGAGCCCTATCTTGATACGTGCGGCTGCCCCGGTGAAAACATGGGCAAAAGTTTCGTCGACCCGACCACGCTCAAAGAGATCTCGATCCAACTCGACGCCCTGGGCTTCCAGCTGCACTATCACGCCTTGGGTGACCGCGCCGTGCGCGAGTCCCTCGATGCGGTCGAGGCGGCCCGCGCGGCCAACGGCGACAGCGATCTTCGGCACACTCTGCCCACATTCAGGTGA